The Terriglobia bacterium genome window below encodes:
- the larC gene encoding nickel pincer cofactor biosynthesis protein LarC, with product MKTLYFDCFSGISGDMTIGALLDLGLGFDYLKTELHKLPVEGYELRMSRVIRSNLSALKFDVLVDGQQPDAEHEHQHDEHDHHHHHNDDHEHTHPHEPASSHAHFHRKASEILKMIAESKLTPNAKRIATEIFTKLAISEGKVHHIPPDDVEFHEVGAVDSIVDTVGAAIGFDALGIEQFLCSAINIGSGFVHCQHGVFPVPAPATADLLRHATIYQKHAQTELVTPTGAAILAAVVSRFGTLSGFAAEKIGYGAGTKQFADFPNCLRLMIGEEHPITADRAGTAVIVVEANIDDMTPQNLAYATEKLLDAGALDVFTIPIQMKKSRPGQLLQVLSPPGAADRLTRLIFEETTTIGIRRYAADRTILEREFVEVVTEFGKVHIKVSKLDGQVVNYTPEYEECARLAREKNVPLKKVQAMAVKAYLEG from the coding sequence ATGAAGACGCTCTACTTCGACTGTTTCTCGGGTATCAGCGGCGATATGACGATCGGCGCGCTTCTGGATTTGGGACTCGGCTTTGACTACCTGAAAACCGAACTCCACAAGCTGCCCGTCGAGGGCTACGAGCTGCGGATGTCGCGCGTCATACGATCGAATCTGAGCGCGCTGAAATTTGATGTTCTGGTTGATGGGCAGCAGCCGGACGCGGAGCATGAACATCAGCACGACGAACACGATCATCACCATCACCACAATGATGATCACGAGCACACGCATCCGCATGAACCGGCCTCTTCCCATGCCCACTTTCATCGCAAGGCGTCTGAAATTCTGAAAATGATCGCGGAAAGCAAGCTCACGCCTAATGCAAAGCGCATTGCGACGGAAATTTTCACGAAACTCGCGATTTCGGAGGGCAAAGTCCACCACATCCCTCCCGATGACGTCGAGTTTCATGAGGTCGGCGCCGTGGACTCGATCGTGGACACCGTCGGGGCGGCAATAGGATTCGATGCGCTCGGAATCGAGCAATTTCTCTGCTCCGCCATCAACATCGGCAGTGGTTTCGTTCATTGCCAGCACGGCGTGTTTCCTGTACCGGCTCCCGCGACTGCCGATCTGCTCCGACACGCGACGATCTACCAGAAGCACGCTCAAACCGAACTTGTGACGCCCACCGGCGCCGCCATTCTTGCCGCAGTCGTCTCCCGTTTCGGGACTCTAAGCGGGTTTGCCGCGGAAAAGATCGGCTACGGCGCCGGCACAAAGCAGTTTGCCGATTTCCCGAACTGCCTGCGGTTGATGATCGGCGAAGAGCACCCGATAACGGCCGACCGGGCCGGGACGGCGGTCATCGTCGTCGAAGCGAATATCGATGATATGACTCCTCAGAATCTGGCATACGCAACGGAAAAGCTGCTCGATGCCGGAGCGCTCGATGTCTTTACGATTCCAATCCAGATGAAGAAATCCCGCCCGGGGCAACTGCTGCAGGTTCTGTCGCCGCCCGGCGCGGCGGACCGCCTGACCCGGCTCATTTTCGAGGAGACGACCACGATCGGTATCCGGCGTTATGCAGCCGATCGAACCATTCTCGAACGCGAGTTTGTCGAGGTGGTTACCGAGTTCGGCAAAGTCCATATCAAGGTTTCAAAATTGGACGGCCAGGTTGTGAATTACACCCCGGAATACGAG
- a CDS encoding aldehyde dehydrogenase family protein, which translates to MIEVRNYIRGEWLSLRQGREIEVRNPADPDEVVGKGFLASAREAEAALAAADEALPSWSRTPAPKRGEIVERAADLIRAEQDDLAHLLTREEGKTVAEAKGEIYRAYNVLNYTAGQSRRMGGITIPSELPKNFAYTMRQPLGVVALITPWNFPICIPAWKIAPALVAGNTVVFKPASSTPLTAAKLVEIFERAGLPAGVLNLLVGNSSDVGDQLTRDRRIRGISFTGSSENGTQIYASCAARGVKAQCEMGGKNPVVVLEDADLDLAADGIVSGAFGSTGQRCTATSRAIVHEKVADELLARMTSRLSKWKVGNGLDADIQMGPLVSAPQMKTVEDYIAIGKSEGAQLVTGGKRPAGLTKGFFLEPTIFDHVRPQHRIARDEIFGPVLSILRAKDYEQALEFANTSEYGLTSSIYTNDAGRIFDFCERIETGMVHVNSPTVGGEAQIPFGGMKSSGVGEREQGPTALDFYSDVKVIYIDHTGAARTSKFY; encoded by the coding sequence ATGATTGAAGTTCGCAACTACATTCGGGGCGAATGGCTCTCTCTCCGGCAAGGCCGCGAAATCGAAGTGCGGAATCCGGCCGATCCAGACGAAGTCGTCGGAAAGGGCTTTCTCGCTTCCGCCCGCGAGGCCGAAGCCGCGCTCGCCGCTGCAGACGAAGCTTTGCCATCGTGGTCGCGCACGCCGGCCCCAAAACGCGGCGAAATTGTTGAACGCGCCGCAGATCTCATCCGGGCCGAACAGGACGATCTCGCACACCTCCTTACCAGAGAAGAGGGCAAGACGGTTGCCGAAGCCAAGGGCGAGATTTATCGCGCCTACAACGTTTTGAACTACACCGCCGGACAGTCCCGGAGAATGGGTGGAATCACGATTCCATCCGAACTCCCAAAGAACTTCGCCTATACGATGCGCCAGCCCCTCGGGGTTGTTGCGCTGATCACACCATGGAACTTTCCGATCTGCATCCCGGCCTGGAAGATCGCTCCGGCCCTGGTCGCCGGCAATACTGTCGTCTTCAAGCCGGCATCGTCCACACCCCTCACGGCCGCAAAGCTGGTTGAAATCTTCGAACGCGCGGGATTGCCTGCGGGAGTATTGAATCTGCTTGTCGGCAATAGCTCCGATGTCGGAGACCAGCTCACACGCGACCGGCGGATTCGGGGTATTTCGTTCACGGGATCTTCGGAGAACGGCACTCAGATCTACGCGTCCTGCGCCGCGCGCGGAGTTAAAGCGCAGTGCGAAATGGGTGGGAAGAATCCCGTCGTTGTGCTTGAAGACGCCGATCTTGATCTGGCGGCAGACGGCATCGTGTCGGGCGCATTCGGTTCAACCGGGCAGCGCTGCACGGCGACCAGCCGGGCGATCGTTCACGAAAAGGTCGCGGACGAATTGCTGGCGCGCATGACGAGCCGTCTTTCGAAGTGGAAGGTGGGCAATGGCCTCGATGCCGATATTCAGATGGGGCCGCTGGTGAGCGCGCCACAGATGAAGACGGTCGAAGACTACATCGCCATTGGAAAGAGTGAAGGGGCGCAGCTTGTCACGGGCGGCAAGCGTCCGGCCGGTTTGACAAAAGGATTCTTTCTTGAGCCGACGATCTTTGATCACGTCCGGCCTCAGCATCGTATCGCACGGGATGAAATCTTCGGACCTGTCCTATCGATTCTTCGAGCTAAGGATTATGAGCAGGCGCTGGAGTTTGCGAATACCTCCGAATACGGGCTCACATCGTCGATCTATACGAACGATGCCGGCCGGATTTTCGACTTCTGCGAGCGAATCGAGACCGGAATGGTTCATGTCAACTCGCCAACTGTCGGCGGAGAAGCTCAAATTCCGTTCGGCGGAATGAAATCGTCCGGGGTTGGCGAGCGGGAACAAGGCCCGACGGCGCTGGATTTCTACAGCGATGTGAAGGTGATCTATATCGACCATACCGGCGCGGCGCGAACGAGCAAGTTCTACTGA
- a CDS encoding arginine--tRNA ligase, protein MLLDLHARLKEALRSTIRAQWNIDPPDIVLNQTPKVEFGELATPVAFELARHLKKPPRVIAEELIARAGKIDGIERMEAAGAGYINFYLDRASAVRSSRLRGFPSDDGKVIVEHTNINPNKAAHIGHLRNAAIGDTFVRVLQASGRAVEVQNYIDNTGVQVADVVVGFKHVERKTLEDIRRMVTDKSLKFDYYCWDVYARVTPFYEAEDPKHALRGQALKEIEHGDNDTARMAELVAMTIVRCHLRTMQRINVQYDLLPRESDILHLKFWDYAFRQLKEKEAIFFEQEGKNSGCWVMRLDAEGHEDDKIIVRSNGTVTYVGKDIAYQLWKVGLLDQDFRYELLETGDDVWVTSSSGGREDHPPFGHGHTVYNVIDVRQSYLQNVVVQGLLGLGYEEEARRSIHFSYEVVALTPSCAEQLGIEVPQEDKKRAHIEVSGRKGQGVKADDLLNTLEAEARKEVVKRNTGITPGEADTIARQIAVGALRYFLLKFTRTAIIAFDFKEALNFDGETGPYIQYAAVRANNIIHKVREADAAFDFARVHQMLNDPKVAAFLNDANDIWELLYMALRLDEIGNQVIASLEPASLAKYAFGLAQRFNLFYHHYRILSETDPGRRLFYLLVVDLTREALTKALDLMGIEVPRRM, encoded by the coding sequence ATGTTATTGGATCTCCATGCGCGCCTGAAGGAGGCGCTACGATCAACGATCCGCGCGCAGTGGAATATCGATCCTCCCGATATCGTTCTCAATCAGACTCCGAAGGTCGAATTCGGCGAGCTGGCGACTCCGGTCGCATTCGAGCTTGCCCGTCACCTCAAAAAGCCCCCGCGGGTTATCGCGGAAGAATTGATTGCCCGCGCCGGAAAGATCGACGGCATCGAACGAATGGAAGCTGCCGGAGCCGGGTACATCAACTTCTATCTCGACAGGGCTTCGGCCGTCCGCAGCAGCCGGCTGCGAGGATTCCCCTCGGACGATGGCAAAGTCATCGTCGAACATACGAACATCAACCCCAACAAAGCGGCGCACATCGGTCATCTGCGCAATGCGGCCATCGGCGACACCTTCGTACGTGTGCTTCAGGCGTCAGGCCGCGCGGTTGAAGTGCAGAACTATATCGACAATACCGGGGTCCAGGTCGCAGACGTTGTCGTCGGATTCAAACATGTCGAGCGAAAGACACTGGAAGACATCCGGCGGATGGTCACGGACAAGTCGCTGAAATTCGACTATTACTGCTGGGATGTTTATGCCCGCGTGACTCCCTTTTATGAAGCGGAGGATCCAAAGCACGCCCTTCGCGGGCAGGCGCTGAAAGAAATCGAACACGGCGACAACGATACGGCTCGGATGGCGGAGCTCGTCGCCATGACGATTGTCCGATGCCACCTGCGCACGATGCAGCGGATCAACGTCCAGTATGACCTGCTTCCGCGGGAAAGCGATATCCTGCATCTCAAGTTCTGGGACTATGCATTCCGCCAGCTCAAAGAGAAAGAAGCGATCTTCTTTGAACAGGAAGGCAAAAACAGCGGGTGCTGGGTGATGCGGCTGGACGCCGAGGGCCATGAAGACGACAAAATCATCGTTCGATCGAACGGCACCGTAACCTACGTCGGAAAGGATATTGCCTACCAGCTCTGGAAGGTGGGACTCCTCGACCAGGACTTCCGGTATGAACTGCTCGAGACCGGCGATGACGTCTGGGTGACTTCGTCGTCGGGAGGCCGGGAGGATCATCCTCCTTTCGGTCACGGTCATACGGTTTACAACGTCATCGATGTTCGCCAGTCCTATCTGCAGAACGTGGTTGTCCAGGGTTTACTGGGCCTGGGATATGAAGAGGAGGCGCGGCGGTCCATCCATTTTTCGTATGAAGTCGTGGCTCTGACGCCGTCCTGCGCTGAACAACTCGGCATCGAGGTTCCCCAGGAGGATAAGAAACGAGCTCACATCGAGGTTTCAGGACGAAAGGGCCAGGGCGTCAAGGCGGACGATCTTCTGAACACACTCGAGGCTGAAGCCAGGAAAGAAGTCGTCAAACGAAATACCGGCATCACCCCCGGCGAGGCCGACACCATAGCGCGGCAAATCGCCGTCGGGGCCCTGCGCTATTTCCTCTTGAAGTTCACGCGCACGGCGATCATCGCCTTCGATTTCAAGGAAGCGTTGAACTTCGATGGCGAAACAGGTCCCTACATTCAATATGCCGCGGTCCGCGCGAACAACATCATTCACAAAGTGCGTGAAGCCGACGCGGCTTTCGACTTCGCTCGCGTGCACCAGATGTTGAATGATCCCAAGGTTGCGGCCTTCCTCAACGACGCCAACGATATCTGGGAACTGCTGTACATGGCGCTGCGCCTGGATGAGATCGGGAATCAGGTCATCGCGAGTCTGGAGCCCGCATCTCTGGCGAAATACGCATTCGGACTGGCGCAGCGATTCAACCTGTTCTACCACCACTATCGCATTCTGTCGGAAACCGACCCGGGCCGGCGGCTGTTCTATCTTCTGGTGGTGGATTTGACACGGGAAGCGCTGACGAAAGCTCTCGATCTCATGGGCATCGAGGTACCTCGCCGCATGTGA
- a CDS encoding NUDIX domain-containing protein translates to MPMSGYMQQIRQKVGHDLLLLPSAAVVLHDEEGRILLCLHADKEIWVAPGGLIEPGEQPAAAAVRETMEETGLQVQVTGMLGVYGGEDLIIDYPNGDRASYVGIVFRGQIVGGTLKPDGDEITDVRYFTREELMRAPHARWLDTAMPVLFDPGAPPHFCL, encoded by the coding sequence ATGCCGATGTCCGGCTACATGCAGCAGATTCGTCAGAAAGTAGGCCACGATCTTCTATTGCTGCCGTCCGCCGCCGTCGTGCTGCATGACGAAGAGGGCCGCATTCTTCTTTGTCTTCATGCCGACAAGGAGATCTGGGTCGCCCCGGGCGGTCTCATCGAGCCGGGAGAGCAGCCTGCCGCAGCTGCCGTCCGGGAAACAATGGAAGAGACAGGGCTGCAGGTTCAGGTGACCGGCATGCTGGGCGTCTATGGCGGCGAGGACCTGATCATCGATTATCCAAACGGCGACAGGGCCTCATATGTCGGTATTGTCTTTCGAGGACAAATCGTCGGCGGCACGTTGAAGCCGGATGGAGACGAGATTACCGACGTCCGCTACTTCACCCGCGAAGAACTGATGCGCGCGCCACACGCCAGGTGGCTGGACACCGCAATGCCGGTGTTGTTCGATCCGGGAGCGCCGCCGCACTTTTGCCTGTAG